A stretch of Schistocerca americana isolate TAMUIC-IGC-003095 chromosome 3, iqSchAmer2.1, whole genome shotgun sequence DNA encodes these proteins:
- the LOC124607448 gene encoding carcinine transporter-like has translation MPSSESAIAIGIELTGIKHRSLVNFLAFAFYCLGTISMALAAWLLRNWIQFLLISSVPCFIPLLLHRYLPESPRWLLGKGRPEEALKVLESVAATNGKPLPCDTWMRLAYLSEQRTPHMDIRSIFTNRNLFKNTVLLLISSIF, from the exons ATGCCTAGCTCAGAATCAGCTATAGCCATCG GAATCGAACTGACTGGCATCAAACATCGCTCGCTCGTCAACTTTTTGGCATTTGCCTTTTACTGTTTGGGAACAATTTCTATGGCGCTAGCAGCATGGTTGTTACGAAACTGGATTCAGTTTCTGTTGATTTCATCTGTCCCCTGCTTCATTCCATTGTTGCTACACAG GTATTTGCCAGAATCTCCCAGATGGCTGCTCGGTAAAGGGCGACCAGAGGAAGCTCTCAAGGTCCTGGAGAGCGTAGCAGCAACAAATGGAAAGCCCCTGCCTTGTGACACGTGGATGAGGCTTGCTTACCTGTCTGAGCAGAGGACTCCACACATGGACATCAGAAGCATCTTTACGAACAGGAACCTCTTTAAAAACACGGTTTTGTTGCTTATTAGCAG